TTACACTAGCTGACGTTGCACATTTTAAGTGACTAACATGaaaaaagccacttaaaacacaccATATCAGCTGACGTGGTATAGGTGTAAAGAATAGCATTTACTCAATTCTTATTTGTGCTGTTCATTTCCAGTCAATTGCCAGCATTTTTCACCGTTGTTTTGGCCTTTTAAGGTATTAACAACTGATTAACTCTTGCAGCAACACTAGGCAAAGGTCCAAGGAAATTTAAGAGGTAGCATTGTATGACAAAGAATGATTAAGACAAGGCAAGCCACTTGACATGTGGGAGGAGGTCATGGTCTTCATCTGTGCTTATTGCCATTGGAGGGGTAAAGGAAGAATGAGAAGATAAATTCttaaatctcttttttttcttttttttttttctttttaattgttaTTACATCCCAACATATCTAGTATTTGAATGAGATTTGGTGGGTCGGATCTGTGCTACAAAGCCTACAATTCAACTAATATTCTGtaatgatttttgtgaaacgtGGACATTTCATTCCAAGCAAATCAGTTCAGTATAAATAAGCATAATGGCAAGAATCAGATTCGAGATTCTCACACCCATTTCATCAAAACAATATTCTTGTTTTCAATATGGATGAACTATATCAACCGAGGAAAAACCTGAACCATGAAAAATTCACATCATTACTGCGAAGAGTTATACTGCTATAGGTTTGCAACTCCAGAAACAATTGATTTGATGAGGTGTGGCGAATTGCGAATTTTGAATTGTTACTTTCTATTACTTGTTTGAGTCCAAATGACTCATTTGATGCTTTAAACAAGGATAAATTAATTTGGCTTGCTCAGTTTTATCCGAATGAATTTTTAACAGTTCAAGTTATCATCTTGTATTTGGCATAATTGCTAAGAATATGGTAAaagtaagtaaaaaaaaaaaaaaaaagtaaagtaaataAATTGATGAACTTTTTTGTTAGCGTCTGAAACTTTGTGGAGGGGTcaagtgttactttttaaatattgaatgTAAAAAGAACAATGAGTGAATACTTTATGagagtaaaatgtaatttttcaaaatatctttatattcgcatcaaaatatttcttcttttggtaaaaaagaaaaagaaaaaaaagagagagataaaagGACAACTTTAGTCCCGACAGTCTTTTCATTACCGTGAAAGATACATACGTGAGACTCAAATCCAGATTCGATTCCCCCTCCAGAATTTCCCAAATTGATCAAAAAGCTTCTTTCTCCGCCAAATTCGTACGCTGTCAGAAAAACCTCAAACAACATGGAACCGGAAATCCAAGAGAGAATCGAAAAGACAGTGGTGAGGATTCTACAGGAGTCTGACATGGAGGAGACCACGGAGCACAAGATCCGGAAGCAGGCCGCCGCGGAGCTCCAACTCGACCTCTCCGACCCGCCTTACAAGGCCTTCGTCAAGCAGGTCGTACAGTCCTTCCtcgaacaacaacaacaacaacaacaacaagaggaagaagagcaagcagaagaagaggaagaacgAGGAGACCCTCGTAAGGAGTACGATGATGATGGCGACCTCATCATTTGCAGAGTGAGATTTTGAaaagttttgtgttttgtgttttttttttttttttgattgaattaCATTTGAACTCACGCGAAGTGAAGAGGGTTACGTTTTTtgattgtgttatttaatctgCAACTGCAAGTAGAGTGAgagatttgagaaaattttattttttttgttaattattttttgggttttgattcaGCTGTCAGACAAGAGAAAGGTGACAATTCAAGAATTCAGGGGGAAGACTCTGGTGTCGATAAGGGAGTACTATAAGAAAGATGGGAAAGATCTTCCTACTTCTAAAGGTagttattttactttatatagGCTTGGTATTTTTGTTgctcgtttttcttttttcaagtttatACTGCTTTCTATGTATTTTCTTGAGCctcttatatgtatttttatctGGGTTTTACGCCAGCCCACTTTAGAATTATGGGTCGTTGAGTCATTGAAGAAGAATGAGGTGGTTGTGGTGTAAATATATGAGCTTTTCTTGTACTTTCATAATGCAGGTGTTTTTGATCCCTTATATGCAAAACAAGTAGTTTAATATAAGAGAAATGTGGGGTTGTTCTTCGATACTAAGAATTGCAGTTTGTTGAATCAGTGGAGAAGAATTAGGTGATTGTGGTGGACAATGGGGGTGTCGGgacaattagggttttgaacTTGCTTATAATTATATGAGTTATTGCAGTTGATGTTTTCATTTCCTTACAGACGGTGCCAGTGCTTATGCTTGCTGCCTTGATTTAGAAAAGTTAGGACTTTTGTTGTCTATGCGTGTAGCAATTTTAGTGGCCGTGATTATGAAGGTagaaataataaaagttgtCCAAATGGTAACTGTTCTCTGTTGTCTAATTGTTATAccttgaaaaaaattgaaaaaacaaaatacgatgttgtttttgtgtgtttttcccTATCATCTTTGATGGTTTCCCTGTAGTGATGCAGTACGTCAATTAGAAATCAAGCATTGCCTGTGCTTTTCcttttatctttaaaatttcaagtttttgatagtttaaggtTGTACAAAATCTCTACTTCTCTTGTACTCAGGTATAAGCATGACCGAGGAGCAATGGTCAACCTTCAAGAAGAACATGCCTGCTATAGAGAAAGCCATTACAAAGATGGAATCACGGCTTATGTGATAATTTGAACCTAGTTTCCTTAGTGGttgtaataaaaatgatttgacTTATCGGTTTCCTGATGGCAGATCATTTTGTTTAGAGCTTTAACTGCTGTTTCAAATTGGTGCCAGAGTGCCTCAACTCTTTTATGGCCAGTGTGGACCAGCTGAATTACATGGTATGTATTAAAGCACTAAATGAAATGACAATCTTTGTTGGCTTCTCTTGCTCCTTATCTGTTACCCTTTATTTTGTTTGCTGGGTTCAAAGATTGAAACTTATGCATTGTTGATGTTAGCAGAGTAATTTCAATCTGTATGGCAAGAATCCTTGGTGTGAAATAGTGAAACTCTTACTCATTGGCAGGCAGTGTTAGAGATAATTAGcatatatacattttaaaatctgCAATAAGTACAAGACTGTCAATGCTTTTATGAATAAATATTGTGTATGCAAGACCTAAGCATCAACAATGTAAGCAACCATGACAGTTATATCATCAGGTTTGCCACCAGAAAACACTCTCCCAGAATTCTTAGCAGCTTTCATAAATGGTGTATAAACtttcttcttcattgatttGTGATAAGCATGCTCTGCTACTGCCCAAGCCACCTGCTCTGGATTTAAACCAACCTCTGCCCCCAATCTTGCAGTGTCTCTAATCTGCCTCTCAAACATGTTATCAAACAGCCCGTCTGTGCCGACTATAAGCATGTCTCCTGATTTTACATCAACTGGAAATATCTGCATGTGTAAAAACTTTAACCCATcaatgaaaaatcaaagattTAGCATGCTGATGCCATCATAATAAACTCATCTATTATTCTCCTTGTCCTTGATGGTAAAGATATGAAATTTCTGATGCTTCTTCATGTTTACTGATGTAAAATACCTAATCAAAAAGCAATCTTCTCTATTTTACCTACTCTTTCAATACAAATTCCAACCTCttctctgctttttttttttattattatattcttgCCAATTTGACCActtggagagggagagagaagagagaagggagagagaaattattAAAGAAATGATTTAGTGTACAATTAATAACAATCTTTTGCTATTGACTGCAGCACCAAATGAATTTTAGCTAGCCTCTAGCTAATCTGTACCTCTGCCAAATCGGGGGTGTCTGCTTCTTGTCCCAGCTGGAATGGACAATTAAAATAATGTTCTTGAATTTCGGATTTGTATATTTCATCTTTTCTAATCAGCAGAAATCCACTATCTCCCAAGTTAGCAACATGCAAGCACTGCAAAATAAAACGAGACACAACATAATCTCTAGAAAGttaatttacaaaagaaaaaggaataaaagaaaCACTAAATAAGCTGAAAAGTATGTAACACGAACAAACTTTCTCCAAATTGAGTTAGATTCTTTAAAAATCACGTGTATGTTCTAAAGAcagatgtcaatttaatagattggatTGAAATATTGCAGTGTAttaagaagaaagagagacataCATTGTCTATCAATGTTAATATGCAAGCTGTTGATGCTCCTTTAACCTTGGTGTTTGAGTAAGCTTGATTCAGAACTCTTCCAAGATCAACCTTCCCATCTGGTTCCATTAATATTGCCTCCAAAGAGTTAGCCATGAGTTGTCGGGCATATTCTCCCGGGTCGATACCCATGATGCCCCACCCACCCACGCCATCTGCCACACCAATTGTTTGTCTCTCTTCACATATGAAGTGAGCATCATCGCCTATACCTCTAAAACAACTTGTTCCCTTTGGTATGTAGTACGCTCCGGCAACCATTTTCAACCTTTTTTCTTCTGATCCATCCCTAAACAAGAATGTGGTAGGAAGCAAGATCATTTACGAATAAAATAACATACGGGTTGGTGCTCGGGCCTCCCGAATACCTACCCAATCAAGTGGGGCTTAAGTGTCCTCTCACATGAGTTATACAATACAAACAGCTAATTGCACCCGATCTCGATCAAAATCCTTCGTAGTTTACCATTTGACTAGCTAGAGTATGTGACAATGATATAAATTTGTATCAGCCGGAAATAATTCTATTCTTTACTGTTTTGAAcaccaaaatttttataaaatcatttttggTCAAACAATTTCCTAGTCCTAAATAAATATGTATTGGAGTTTCATGTATTATAGGACTCAATATCAAGTAGaaataagggttaaattcactttacctccctaaattcactttacctccctaaagtttcaggagtttttcaattcgaaccccaatgtttaaaaattgacaatataccccctaatattttaaaaattttcaattcagactctccgttactaattttcgtctaattggttTGATGCACTCTATTCCActtttaccctcattaaaacctatgaaattgagggtaattacgtaattttataggttttaatgagggtaattatgtaatttcataggcTTTAATGAGtgcaaaattagaatagagggcatcaaaatcccataTGAGATActgggatgatttccgtccaattagatggaaattactaacggagggtttgaattgaaatttttgaaacattagggagtacattgccaatttttaaacattggggttcgaattgaaaaactcctgacacttcagggggtaaagtgaattttcccttAGAAACAACAAGACTACAAgagtatataatatattaatactacGAGACTCCCAAAagtttatcccaaaattctcatattcaTAACAATTTAGAGAAAACTCAGATGGTAATTTATAGCTACCTTTGATTAATTTAGAGAAAactcatacaattttttttttctttttattttttgcattggACTCTTTCATTAATTGATATAAATATTGGCTAATTTACCATATTTATTTCTTAACATAATCACATAGACATGCATGGTTGCTGTGAAATCATTAatattaacaacaaaaacaaccaagaaaaatacttgTGCATGCCTTTCACGTaggatatatattatatacaaacCTTAAACAACAAACTTTTCGTATGAATACACATACATATGCACAAGAATATacaaaatagcaagaagaagaagaagaagaagattgagaAACATACTTATCAGGGACGACAGTTTCTGTTGAAGTCTCCATGGAAGCCATTGTTGAGAAATAATTAGGCGCCAAAAGCTCTCTCTCCccccaaagaaaaacaattaagtacgaggttttaaaattaaagatgTTTTAGAAAGAACAACGTTTATATAATTTAAGAGTAACTAAATTCATGAGAATAACTTAAATTACAGCAATTATTTAGAAGTCTAATTGAAGTAGAAACCAAAGCCTATCTGAATTATGAAAAAGAACAACTTCAGTAGCATGCAACCACGCAACTATGATAAATTAATGCTTTGGCCACCACGGcatgtctttaatttcaatATCTTTCTCAAGagtaatgaattattattattttaaaaataataataatatgttattatcgtggaatttatatattttatagtctaataataattataattttattttctttcccctAAGCAAGGCCTATTATGcccatgaaatacattttatcctTATACCTTTCATATTGTTTGTCAAATTCCAACACGTACGATATATGAGAGATCAAACAACATCCAATTGTTGTGAAGCGGTTGACTGCATATATGGTCTCTACGCAATTCTGTCCAAGGAATTATGATAAGCATGTTTTCAGCTTTGGCCTCAGCCATTCCTTTTGGATTTGTCACTCTcaattcctattttttttttcccgggATTTGGATTGGTTGCAAAGAAGTTATACGATAAATGGCCTCCATATGCTTGTACATGTATTTGGACAGTTTGAAACCGTGTTCAAACAAGTAGAGGTGTAGTactttttctcttatatacggACAATTCATTGCactcaatttttaattattttaaccaaagaaaaaatatccTTGTAGGTGAACAAATTATTACACGGATGGTTCTGCGCACCCATATTTTATCAAGTTTTTAACAAAGTacttataaaatacaaattatacCCCAACAATCATGTATAATTAGCATTTCACAAACATTCTATcacaaaaattgacagaaaatGTAGAGTAAATTCATatgatgaaattgaaaatatataaactcTTTGGTAAAGAGAAAAACTAGGTGAactaattttgatattttccatTAACCAAAACTATATCAATCTAAACAAACACACCCCCCACTCCAAAAATATACAAACATTATTATCAATCCATCACTACCCACTAAACTcccaaaatctcaaaaaaaaaactccttatATCATTTGTTTATAgacaaatttttctttcaaattgatataataaaAACCTTTCGATCCATTCTATTAACTCACATACGTCCTAAGAACATAGGATTAGTACATGTTTTAACGACCGACATATGTCAGTTAATAGAATTTCCTCGGGAAAAACCTTTACACGCCGGGCAGTGCACCAACCCATTCTCATTGCACTGCCCACACCTTTCCTTATCCAACCCACTCTTCACGAGCTTACAACTACCACCACACTCCAAACACGGCACAAACCTCTTTCCCCCACACCCCTCGCACTCTTGCATCATCACTCCTCTCTCCACACGTGCGAGGCCCAGGATCCGACCCAGACGGCCCGACTCGTTCAGATCCAGTAACTCCTCCACTCCCCCTATGTACCTCCCCTTCACGAACACCCTCGGCAGGCTCAACGACTCGTCGTTTAGCAACTTTCTCAGCTCGCTTAGATACTTCCCGTGCAACGACACGTCGCGCTCCTCGAAAACCACGCCCTGCAACTCCATCACTGCCCGCGCGCGGGTGCAGTCCTCGTGCGTGCGCCGCACCCCCCGCAACGACGTCGTGTAGAGAACCACCGCGTCGGCGCCTCCGTCCGGCGGGCACCTCGCCGGAAACTCGCTCAGCGGGTCCTTCTTTGGCTCTCCCTTTTGCCTCTCCATCCTGTCCTTAACGATAAATATGTTCTCTCTCAGGGGCTTCGGCTTAAAATCCTCCGACACGGTCCGATTCGACTCGGTCCTGTTCAACTCGGGCGCTTGGAACGAGAGGCTCTTACGCGGCGCGTTGTTCACCGGATTTGAGCTGAGTGGTTTCGTTTCGGATTTTGCCGACGTGGCGATAACCGTGGCCTTCTTGGAGGAAAGCTTGGCGTCGAGCTCGTCGAGGGTGTGGAAGGAGGCGCTCTTACGTGGTGCGTTTTTGGCGGGGGGTGTGCTATCGTGCGCCGGGGTGCGCAGTGGTTCAGTTTCGGGTTTAACTGAGGTAACGAGGGATTTGGGCTTCTTGAGGTCGTCTAACTGGAGGGCTTTGCTGACTTCGTCCCACGTGTGGGGGGCGTCGGCCTCGAACGTGCTGAGCTTCTCGAGAATCGGGGCCGGCACGTGCGAGGGCTTCTCCTGGTGCTCCAGCGGCGCATGGTTCACCACCAGCCACGGCTCCTCGATGGCGTTGATGTCGAAGACCGCGAAGCTCGCGGGGGCTGGGCGGTACGCGAGATCGACGGTCGCCTTGACTCGTGTTGAGGAGGCGCACCCCATTCTCGGCCGTTGGATTGGTGTTGTTGGGTTTGGGGTGGTGGATAGTAGATAGACTTGTTTAAAAGACACGGAGGCGGGGTGGTGTGAGGGGTGTGAAGTGTGATGTTGGAGGGAAATTTGTGTGGTTTTGATGACATGGATAGAATTTTTGGggtttgttgtgagccaaaggATGATGTGTGGTGTGTGAAACACCTAATATGGACCTCTAAATAGTTGCCACGTGTCACAAGTTAGATTTTGGATGAATATGGGAAGAAGAAGTGCCACGCACACTTTAACTTCAATCTCACACTTcaaaggtttttgttttttttttttttttttgaggtgacACTTTCAAGTTCATATTATGTGACGTCacactaaaaaattataattgaatccaaaatttaataataattcatgcaaagtttaattgtatttttaattatccttttaaaaaatgtgtaCTTGAAAGTATAAGTGAGAatatgtgtaacatttctctaaatgAATTTGCACCATGAATCTCAAAAATAGACTAGTCGTTAAAGGAGTTGAGTATACCAAGATAATTAGAAACCAAGGAAGAAACCTTCCAATTCCGATACGGGGTTAAATGGATGTGATGGAGCTTGGCCTTGACTAGTTTGCTAATTTTGTAGTTGTGCTTGTTTTGTTGTGAAGAAGAGGTTGGGAAAATAATAGACGGTTTTCTTAGGTTTGAtatttgataagtgctaaatcCTACAATTTTATTCTAACTTCTTTCTATAGAATTGATGGGGTAGTGCTCActagttctttatttttttaaaacaatggTTAATTTATGGGCTAATAATTTCTGTCATGCCCACTCAGTGGAATAAGGCCTCATTCGGTACATTATtcttaatattttatcaaattactaCATGGGGttttaaatttatcaaattcCTCTTAAAGATATGCATCGCTTTTTTCATACATTTACTTCAGGATTTTTCATGAAAATTGTGATATGTAGGTGTAACGCCATGtcaaacccaataaaatatCTCTGTGTACAAAAGTGATATCTTACCTTGgaacaatggaaaacaaagaaaacataaagaaaatgataatatatatataaaggaaggGGAAAAGGGAGAAGATGAGGGTTCTGGCTACTAAGGGTGTGAGTATGTCACCCCCTCACCCATGCACACATTGGTGGCAAGTGTGAGTGAAGTGGCCAACCCCTGCAAACGCTCGCAGAGAGGTGATAGGGCAACCCCACTCTCCTCCTCTATGAGTCGGTTGAGCAACCCACCCACTCAAGTAGGACGTGGGCTGTGACTTGCCCACGTTCCCTCTGCCAGTGAAGGCGTTGATTGAGAGGGGGCATGAGTGAGTCACCCCAGTTACTAACACTTTCATTAGCAAAGGAGACTAGGGTACGTAGATTGCAAATTTGCAACTCACGACCCACCCACCAACAAAGGAGGGGTTGGGTTGTGACCCATCCACACTGTTAAGGACTTCTGATTATCAAAGTCTTTACACACCCACTCACAAAGTCGCCCCATGAACCATCAGAGGAAGGGGTGTGGTTGCCCCCATCACCCCGTCCGTAGTGAGGGGTGAGGACAGGATGGCCACCTACGCCCTCTATGTGGTGGTGGGTGGCCACTAGAGACAGAGGGAGGGGATAGTTGATATTGATCATGACCCTCTTTTAAGAATTTCTAGCTCCATCTATTTTGGCCACCCCactcttttgttgtttttgttaacTTATCGAGCGTTTGTTGCTTTTGTTAAGCGAAGTGTCACACATATTCTCACGTGTTCAGTCATTGACGtaaaagtaaaaattactattaattgaaataataaataaaagaaaaatacttagTTTCATTATAAAGTTCATCTTTTAGCCATTTTAATCTTAAGTGGCAtggtcaattttttaaaaatatattaatttattgttcaaaatttattaattttgaaatggacCATGCCACTTACGATTAAAATAgtcaaaagataaaatttttaatgaaaccaaacatttttccaaataaaagaatatgaatTCTGAAGATAATTTTGACTATCACGTCAGACGGAACAATTGAGAATATGCCTAGCATTTATCTTTTGTAAGCTACCGAGCGTTGGAAATTATTACTGCAAATGGGGATTTAGACGTTGGTTTGACAAGGTGAGGGTTTCTGACCTTATGTTTAAACTTCTGCACAAAATTAGGTAGGCGGCTTGAATCAGGATGCTAATTggtataaaacatatatattattggtaTATTAATTCGAACAAATTTTTGGTCCATTACTTTAATCCTGAACGAATATTCCATGTCCCCCCGTAACATCAACCTgatacagggaaaaaaaatataaaaaaaaaatggtagttcaaaataataataaaataaatttacgAACAAATTCTTTTGGTAAATACTTAATTAATAGGAACAATTGAACAGTAAACAGCCTTATTCTCACAAATATTTCTTATGAATATGTGTCGGTGACGGTCGACCGGTATCATAACATTGTTATAAACAAACAagttaaatttcaaacaaaagaacaaaaaattagatttaGCTCATTCATTCAGATTCTCATAAAATCTGTTACAAACCTTAATTTGACGATAACTTGATTCACTTAATAATggataaaaaatgagaaaatctCGTAATAACCTTTTGGacaaatttttctctaaattgggttTGAGGACATTTTATTCaactcagtctattaaattgacacttGTCCATAGATAATGTGATTCTCACACAATAGGATTAAGGAATAACTTtctttaatcttattaaaaagagaaatgctaaaatctaataaaaactcaatattttgcccataaaagttcatgtggcaagatgccacatcataaTTTTTGTGgagggaaaaagataaaataaaaagaagatgtggcatcttgccacatggacttttatgagcaaaatatgcagtttttattagattctagcatatttctattaaaaaatagtaatgctAAATGACATCCTGGGATGAGATATGCTatacatcattctctcaaccatctttcGAATGTCCTCCTTGTATCCTcctaaaattgatgtggcttttaaaattaccattagatttgtgataaatcactattaaattttgatataatgatgattttaaaagccacatcaaagGGTAGCTAAATCGGCTGTagaccatgcctcatgaagcgggggtcactaatttgaatctccctcccccttcccttgtgtagacatgtccaaaaaaaaaaaaaaaaaaaagccacatcAGTTTTGAGTAGACATTGGTCATCCTTTTAGTATTACTCATtaaaagtgcaaaaaaaaaaaaattaaatgatctAAGAACATGTGTCAATTTAAAAGGGGAGCCCATTTTATCACCATGTGTTGTAAAACTCCCTTTTACTgtcttcaatagaaatttgacacattaggtaaaaacacaaaatataatgGAGATGAAAATACTATATCTTCAATTCAAATT
This genomic interval from Corylus avellana chromosome ca3, CavTom2PMs-1.0 contains the following:
- the LOC132175577 gene encoding RNA polymerase II transcriptional coactivator KELP-like, giving the protein MEPEIQERIEKTVVRILQESDMEETTEHKIRKQAAAELQLDLSDPPYKAFVKQVVQSFLEQQQQQQQQEEEEQAEEEEERGDPRKEYDDDGDLIICRLSDKRKVTIQEFRGKTLVSIREYYKKDGKDLPTSKGISMTEEQWSTFKKNMPAIEKAITKMESRLM
- the LOC132174402 gene encoding probable protein phosphatase 2C 55, whose amino-acid sequence is MILLPTTFLFRDGSEEKRLKMVAGAYYIPKGTSCFRGIGDDAHFICEERQTIGVADGVGGWGIMGIDPGEYARQLMANSLEAILMEPDGKVDLGRVLNQAYSNTKVKGASTACILTLIDNCLHVANLGDSGFLLIRKDEIYKSEIQEHYFNCPFQLGQEADTPDLAEIFPVDVKSGDMLIVGTDGLFDNMFERQIRDTARLGAEVGLNPEQVAWAVAEHAYHKSMKKKVYTPFMKAAKNSGRVFSGGKPDDITVMVAYIVDA
- the LOC132175069 gene encoding uncharacterized protein LOC132175069; amino-acid sequence: MGCASSTRVKATVDLAYRPAPASFAVFDINAIEEPWLVVNHAPLEHQEKPSHVPAPILEKLSTFEADAPHTWDEVSKALQLDDLKKPKSLVTSVKPETEPLRTPAHDSTPPAKNAPRKSASFHTLDELDAKLSSKKATVIATSAKSETKPLSSNPVNNAPRKSLSFQAPELNRTESNRTVSEDFKPKPLRENIFIVKDRMERQKGEPKKDPLSEFPARCPPDGGADAVVLYTTSLRGVRRTHEDCTRARAVMELQGVVFEERDVSLHGKYLSELRKLLNDESLSLPRVFVKGRYIGGVEELLDLNESGRLGRILGLARVERGVMMQECEGCGGKRFVPCLECGGSCKLVKSGLDKERCGQCNENGLVHCPACKGFSRGNSIN